A stretch of Gymnodinialimonas phycosphaerae DNA encodes these proteins:
- a CDS encoding OsmC family protein, which produces MHEARVIWQSSGDFAANRYTRGHMWRFDGGAEVAASASPSVVPEPMSNAAAVDPEEAFIASISSCHMLWFLDFARQAGFEPRRYEDRATGALVRKDGTTWIPRVDLNILVTWAVAPDADTHTALHDQAHHACFIANSVKTEIVVNLLEDAP; this is translated from the coding sequence ATGCATGAAGCCCGCGTGATCTGGCAGTCGAGCGGCGATTTTGCCGCCAATCGCTATACGCGCGGGCACATGTGGCGCTTTGATGGGGGGGCGGAGGTCGCGGCCTCCGCCTCGCCGTCGGTGGTGCCGGAGCCCATGTCAAACGCCGCTGCCGTGGACCCGGAAGAGGCGTTCATCGCTTCCATTTCATCTTGTCACATGCTGTGGTTTCTGGACTTCGCCCGGCAAGCGGGCTTCGAGCCACGCCGCTATGAGGACCGCGCCACAGGCGCTCTGGTGCGCAAGGATGGCACGACGTGGATTCCCCGCGTCGACCTGAACATTCTCGTCACATGGGCGGTCGCCCCCGACGCCGACACCCACACAGCGCTGCACGATCAAGCGCATCACGCCTGTTTCATCGCGAATTCTGTCAAGACAGAGATCGTGGTCAATCTACTGGAGGACGCCCCATGA
- the folD gene encoding bifunctional methylenetetrahydrofolate dehydrogenase/methenyltetrahydrofolate cyclohydrolase FolD gives MTDVSNDRTSGAKIIDGKAFAATVRAQVAEHVARLKADHGITPGLAVVLVGEDPASEVYVSHKHKATVEVGMASFEHKLPADASEEELFALIDKLNADPNVHGVLCQFPVPDHLDERRTVARIDPAKDVDGLSVTNAGLLSTGGKALVSCTPLGCLMLLRAEFDSLSGKEAVVVGRSNLFGKPMAQLLLGDNCTVTIAHSRTKDLAEVCRRADILVAAVGRAEMVRGDWVKPGATVIDVGISRVPHPDKPGKTKLIGDVNFAEAVEVAGAITPVPGGVGPMTIACLLANTITACCRANGLEEPEGLTA, from the coding sequence ATGACGGACGTTTCAAATGATCGCACCTCGGGTGCGAAAATTATCGACGGAAAGGCCTTTGCTGCGACTGTGCGCGCACAGGTGGCCGAGCATGTGGCGCGCCTGAAGGCGGATCACGGGATCACGCCGGGCTTGGCGGTGGTGCTGGTCGGCGAGGACCCCGCCAGCGAGGTCTATGTGAGTCACAAGCACAAGGCGACGGTCGAGGTCGGTATGGCATCGTTCGAGCACAAGCTGCCTGCCGATGCATCGGAAGAAGAGCTGTTCGCGCTGATCGACAAGTTGAATGCGGACCCGAATGTCCACGGTGTCCTTTGTCAGTTCCCCGTCCCCGACCATCTGGATGAGCGCCGCACAGTCGCGCGCATCGACCCTGCCAAGGACGTCGACGGGTTGAGCGTGACCAATGCGGGCCTTCTGTCGACCGGCGGGAAAGCCCTGGTCAGCTGCACGCCCCTGGGGTGCCTGATGCTTTTGCGTGCCGAATTTGACAGCTTGTCTGGCAAAGAGGCCGTGGTGGTGGGGCGTTCGAACCTTTTCGGCAAACCCATGGCACAACTGTTGCTTGGCGATAATTGCACCGTGACCATCGCCCATTCGCGCACGAAGGACCTGGCCGAAGTCTGCCGCCGCGCCGACATTCTGGTGGCCGCCGTGGGCCGCGCCGAGATGGTCCGGGGCGATTGGGTCAAGCCAGGCGCAACCGTGATCGATGTAGGCATCAGCCGCGTGCCGCACCCCGACAAGCCGGGCAAGACGAAACTGATCGGAGACGTGAACTTCGCGGAAGCGGTAGAGGTTGCGGGCGCGATCACGCCCGTGCCGGGGGGCGTCGGGCCCATGACCATTGCCTGCCTGCTGGCCAACACCATCACGGCCTGTTGCCGGGCCAATGGGTTGGAAGAGCCTGAGGGGTTGACCGCCTAG
- a CDS encoding PaaI family thioesterase, translating to MDETKDLRIRESFARQGLMQTLGCRINHIEEGRVVLELPITREVSQQHGVAHAGASFALGDSASGYAALSVMAADAEVMTVEMKINLVAPAAGRRLLATGEVVKAGRRLVITRCTVQAEADDGSLHDVALLQGTMIPV from the coding sequence ATGGATGAAACGAAAGACCTCCGCATTAGGGAAAGCTTTGCCCGCCAAGGATTGATGCAAACACTCGGGTGCAGGATTAATCATATAGAAGAAGGTCGCGTGGTGCTTGAGTTGCCAATAACGCGTGAAGTCTCTCAACAGCACGGCGTGGCCCATGCGGGCGCGAGCTTTGCCTTGGGCGACAGCGCCTCGGGCTACGCGGCGCTAAGCGTCATGGCGGCGGACGCAGAGGTGATGACGGTGGAAATGAAGATCAATCTGGTAGCACCGGCAGCCGGTAGGCGGCTTTTGGCCACTGGCGAAGTCGTGAAAGCGGGCCGCAGGCTGGTCATCACCCGCTGCACCGTTCAGGCGGAGGCCGATGATGGCAGCCTCCACGACGTGGCCTTGCTACAGGGCACGATGATCCCGGTATGA
- a CDS encoding LytTR family DNA-binding domain-containing protein — protein sequence MRMKTNASGSLAGKRQDWVIRLAVAIFASLVAAMLGPFATYEHYSFIERLLYWGGLIMVLLFPAQIVRDTVYRISPGSPLKRDLLAAGAVSIMVGSVVWAFNHFFMSFDVATGLFYLEHIVIVLLVCLVPVSVRVYLRMSLHDIQSQSVANDVDQPIMTEAQAAFVRRLKPEKRGVVIRVSADDHQVEVWTDQGGSKLRLRFGDALEELTAFDGTRIHRSHWVAYSAIVAVVPDGRRHTAKLDCGMQLPVSPSGLKALKEAGIAVQDR from the coding sequence ATGCGAATGAAAACAAATGCATCAGGATCTCTTGCTGGAAAGAGGCAAGACTGGGTCATTCGCCTTGCTGTTGCGATTTTCGCCAGCCTGGTTGCAGCTATGCTAGGCCCATTTGCGACCTATGAGCATTATTCATTTATTGAACGCCTTCTCTATTGGGGCGGATTGATCATGGTGCTCCTTTTTCCCGCGCAAATCGTTCGCGACACCGTTTATCGAATTTCTCCCGGCTCTCCCCTGAAGCGCGATCTCCTTGCGGCTGGGGCTGTCTCGATCATGGTCGGCTCCGTGGTCTGGGCATTCAACCATTTTTTCATGTCTTTCGACGTCGCCACAGGGCTCTTCTATTTGGAGCATATCGTGATCGTCCTATTGGTCTGCCTGGTGCCGGTGTCTGTCCGCGTCTACTTGCGCATGAGCCTTCATGATATCCAATCGCAATCTGTGGCCAATGATGTCGATCAGCCGATCATGACCGAAGCGCAGGCGGCCTTCGTGCGACGGCTGAAGCCCGAGAAACGTGGCGTCGTCATTCGGGTCTCGGCCGATGACCATCAGGTGGAGGTCTGGACCGATCAGGGGGGCTCGAAGTTGCGGCTGCGCTTCGGCGATGCCCTGGAGGAACTGACAGCTTTCGATGGCACGCGTATCCATCGATCCCATTGGGTGGCCTATAGCGCGATTGTCGCCGTCGTGCCCGACGGCCGCCGTCACACAGCAAAACTCGACTGCGGGATGCAGTTGCCGGTCAGTCCAAGCGGCCTGAAAGCCTTGAAAGAGGCGGGTATCGCCGTTCAGGACCGGTAG
- the pdeM gene encoding ligase-associated DNA damage response endonuclease PdeM: protein MNALAFTFCGAPLRALPSGALHWPGQATLVVSDLHLGKTERTARRGGPILPPYEVIETLDRLLHDIATTQPRTVICLGDSFDDLTAARATQGAVSERLAPALAGRRWVWIEGNHDPGPVDLGGEHLRDLTLGPLTFRHIAQPTAPGEVSGHYHPKARVRTKGRNITRRCMLIDDNRLILPAYGTYTGGLFSHEPVLSDLMATNAKAILMGPSPTALPMPR from the coding sequence ACGCCTTGGCCTTTACCTTCTGCGGTGCCCCCCTGCGTGCCCTGCCGTCCGGGGCGCTTCATTGGCCAGGGCAGGCCACGCTAGTTGTCAGTGACCTGCATCTGGGAAAGACCGAACGCACTGCCCGGCGCGGCGGGCCGATCCTGCCGCCCTACGAGGTGATCGAGACGCTGGATCGCCTGCTGCACGACATCGCCACGACGCAGCCCCGTACCGTCATTTGCCTGGGCGACAGCTTCGATGACCTCACTGCCGCCCGCGCCACCCAAGGCGCGGTATCCGAGCGTCTGGCCCCAGCCCTTGCCGGGCGGCGCTGGGTCTGGATCGAAGGCAACCACGACCCCGGCCCTGTCGACTTGGGCGGCGAGCACTTGCGCGACCTCACACTCGGCCCCCTCACCTTTCGACACATCGCGCAGCCGACGGCGCCCGGGGAGGTTTCTGGGCACTACCACCCAAAGGCCCGCGTACGCACGAAGGGACGCAACATAACCCGACGCTGCATGCTGATCGATGATAACCGGCTGATCCTGCCCGCCTACGGCACCTATACGGGCGGCCTTTTCAGCCATGAACCGGTGTTGTCCGACCTGATGGCCACCAACGCCAAAGCGATCCTGATGGGGCCGTCTCCGACCGCCCTGCCCATGCCGCGCTAG